A single window of Loxodonta africana isolate mLoxAfr1 chromosome 10, mLoxAfr1.hap2, whole genome shotgun sequence DNA harbors:
- the LOC100668773 gene encoding olfactory receptor 4K15-like translates to MYFLLTNLSFIDVCLSTFATPKMIVDFLKEQKTISFEGCMAQIFFLHAFAGGETMLLVAMAYDRYVAICRPLHYAIIMNVRKCTGLVVGSWLIGVLHSVSQLVFTINLPFCGPNKVDSFFCDLPLVIKLACTDTYILEILMLSDSGLMAMSGFVLLLISYTVILVTLRCQSSAGMVKARATLTAHVTVVTLFFGPTIFIYASPFSNFPVDKVLSIFYIVFTPLLNPLIYTLRNKEVMSAMQKLRRRQVSS, encoded by the coding sequence atgtacttcctgctcaCCAACCTCTCCTTTATCGATGTGTGTCTATCCACCTTTGCCACTCCCAAAATGATTGTTGACTTCCTCAAGGAGCAGAAGACCATTTCCTTTGAGGGCTGCATGGCCCAGATATTCTTTCTGCATGCCTTTGCTGGTGGTGAAACAATGCTCCTTGTGGCCATGGCATATGACAGATATGTAGCCATTTGTCGGCCTTTGCATTATGCAATCATCATGAATGTACGCAAGTGTACAGGCCTTGTTGTAGGGTCCTGGCTCATTGGAGTCCTGCATTCAGTAAGCCAGTTGGTCTTCACAATAAACCTTCCATTCTGTGGTCCAAATAAAGTGGACAGCTTTTTCTGTGACCTTCCCTTAGTTATCAAACTTGCCTGCACTGACACCTATATACTTGAGATACTGATGCTTTCAGACAGTGGTCTAATGGCTATGAGCGGATTTGTGCTCTTGCTCATCTCCTACACGGTCATCTTGGTCACCCTGCGATGTCAATCCTCAGCAGGGATGGTCAAGGCTCGGGCCACCCTGACTGCCCATGTCACAGTGGTGACCCTCTTCTTTGGGCCCACCATCTTCATCTATGCCTCGCCTTTCAGCAACTTCCCAGTGGATAAAgttctttcaatattttatattgttttcacCCCTCTCTTAAATCCCTTGATCTACACATTAAGAAATAAGGAGGTAATGTCAGCAATGCAGAAACTGAGGAGGCGACAGGTAAGTTCCTAA